The Thermus antranikianii DSM 12462 DNA segment TCTCTAGGGCCCGGTCCCGGCGTTCCGGCACCAGGCTCCGAACCAGCCAATAGACGAAGAGGCCCAGGAGGACGAACCAGAGAAGCCCGAAGAGGGGCCCCCACCAACCCATGTACCCCCAGTTGCCGCACCACCACATACCCATCACCTCCGGTTTCACCTTAGCCGGGGCCGGTTAAGCCCCGGTTAAGCTCTTCGGTTGGAATCCCCTCAGCCTCAAGGAGTTGGTGAGCACGAAGAGGCTGGAGAGGCTCATGGCCCCGGCCGCCAGCATGGGGTTCAGAAGAAGCCCGGTGAAGGGGTAAAGAGCCCCGGCCGCCACCGGAATGAGGAGGAT contains these protein-coding regions:
- a CDS encoding SHOCT domain-containing protein, whose product is MWWCGNWGYMGWWGPLFGLLWFVLLGLFVYWLVRSLVPERRDRALEILKERYARGEIDKETFERMKRELA